The sequence ATTTTCTGattcccttattttttttttcattccctaTTTTTGACAGGGCATTCCGTATCATGGATGATAACAGAAGTAACTGCCTGGACCAAGAAGAATTCTCCAAAGGTCTTCAGAATTATGGAGTATATCTACAGCCTGAGGAAGTGCAGGAGATCTTCCAGCGATTTGACACAAATGGAAATGGAACTATCAACTTTGACGAATTCTTGATTTCTATCAGGGTAagaactgtaaaaaaatatatatcactggAGTAGCAAAGAGAACTCCAAGTAGGAAAAAAATGACTGATAGGAGACATCAAACAGGTTTCTATGAACGTAAATGTGagttagtaaaataaatataaattataatgaAAACAATAGTGATATTgtactgttttgttttctttttcatttgcaGCCGCCTATGTCAAATGCCCGAAGGCAGGTAATTTTGGCAGCCTTTCATAAAATGGACAAGACTGGAGATGGTCTGGTTACCATTGAAGATCTCAAAGGTGTTTACAACCCTAAATGTCACAAGAAATACCAAAATGGAGAATGGAATGAGAGACAGGTGTTCCAACACTTTCTGGAAAACTTTGACTCACCCAATAACAAGGATGGGCAGGTGTGTCTCATGACTTGGAAATATGCAATATGTTGGATGGTATTAAACGTACAAATTGAGAAGGCTcatggagttattcactaaagtgagaattccgaGTGATTGAGTACCATGagtacttcagtgatttgaagtggtcatgctgGTAGGAGTCTGCATGCGC comes from Pelobates fuscus isolate aPelFus1 chromosome 5, aPelFus1.pri, whole genome shotgun sequence and encodes:
- the CAPS gene encoding calcyphosin; amino-acid sequence: MSGVSQLEREMMTKAQRQYPRCQDPVEKLRLQCLARGASGIKGLGRAFRIMDDNRSNCLDQEEFSKGLQNYGVYLQPEEVQEIFQRFDTNGNGTINFDEFLISIRPPMSNARRQVILAAFHKMDKTGDGLVTIEDLKGVYNPKCHKKYQNGEWNERQVFQHFLENFDSPNNKDGQVTEEEFLNYYSGVSASIDSDAYFVAMMNNEWKI